The following are encoded together in the Tripterygium wilfordii isolate XIE 37 chromosome 3, ASM1340144v1, whole genome shotgun sequence genome:
- the LOC119994976 gene encoding ethylene-insensitive protein 2-like isoform X1 codes for MESEMVNSKHQSGVLHRVLPAVVPVLLISVGYVDPGKWVATIEGGARFGLDMVALMLIFNFVSILCQYLSARIGIVTGRDLAQICSDEYDKWTCMFLGVQAGFSVIALDLTMMLGVAHGLNLIFGVDLSTCVFLSAIDAALFPLFASFLENRKANLLCVFIAASIMLCYVIGVLISQPEFPLSMSGVLTKLSGESAFTVMSLLGANIMPHNFYLHSSLVQQHRVPPDTTKSAFCHDHFLAIFCIFSGIYLVNYVLMNSAANIFNSTGLVLLTFPDALSLMEQVFRSPVATIAFSLVLFCSNQITALTWNLGGEAVIHDFLRLEIPGWLHRATIRIIAAVPGLYCVWTSGAEGVYQLLMFTQVMVALLLPASVIPLFRIASSRPIMGVYKISQFVEFLVLIVFMGILGLEIIFIAEMIFGNSDWVSNLRWNMGNSTSVPYLILLITACSSFSLMLWLAATPLKSASVRFDKSMWGWDVQKAVPEASIQREENDLSDTRYYGEEIVPEEQLPTPGRSVESQSDLPVEYSDRDLPEKRNKFDQEHHLTTIEENNSCFSFPSPPVRGQVESLSTAEAEPVLVAASEVTVRDLSDPKTMEIEFTEPIEKTVGVEGDLRAEKDDDVEGDSWEPEESSKGVPGSISSLASDGPSSFRSLSGKSDDGGNGAGSLSRLAGLGRAARRQLAAVLDEFWGQLYDFHGQVTEKAKAKKMDVVLGVDSKAAPASLKVENPGKEFSGYFPSVGGRGSDSLINPSIFDSPKQQRMQHGIDSSYGVQRGSSSLWSNHMQLLDTSFQNSSPNVYDSSERRYSSLRSLPSSDGWDYQPATVHGYQIASHLNRLKERTAECLHVQMESSAQRSRTLGPTNYRDSLAFALGQKLQNEMSATPASRFQNHALSRISSLQSESPYYDVSSSASADNAGISTNTKKYHSLPDISGLSVPYRDLYMSDKSVQWNNALKYGTSVGRTSYEQSLYANTGSNAGAALAFDELSPSKAYRDPFSFQSSASSNTGSLWSKQPFEQFGVADKNRATMSDGMGSTSHSVAQETTSVVDSESKLLQSLRLCIVKLLKLEGSDWLFTQNDGADEDLIDRVAARERFLYEVENRVGHVGEPHYLPSDRRSGSALKNDEAGFLISSVPHCGEGCIWKPDLVISFGVWCIHRILDLSLMESRPELWGKYTYVLNRLQGMIDPAFSKPRGPKSPCFCLQIPASHQQRSSPPVANEMLPPAAKPGRGKCTTAGMLLDTIKDVEMAISCRKGRSGTAAGDVAFPKGKENLASVLKRYKRRLSNKPSVSHEGSGSRRVSTPATTYGL; via the exons ATGGAATCTGAGATGGTGAATTCTAAACATCAGTCAGGTGTCCTTCATCGAGTACTTCCCGCTGTTGTTCCAGTGCTCCTGATTTCAGTAGGATATGTGGACCCTGGAAAGTGGGTGGCAACTATTGAAGGAGGTGCTCGATTTGGGCTGGATATGGTAGCGCTAATGctgattttcaattttgtttcaattttgtgCCAGTATTTGTCAGCTCGTATAGGTATAGTCACTGGAAGAGATCTTGCtcag ATTTGCAGCGATGAGTATGACAAGTGGACATGCATGTTTCTAGGAGTTCAAGCAGGGTTTTCAGTGATTGCATTGGACCTTACTATG ATGCTGGGAGTGGCACACGGTCTAAATCTTATCTTCGGGGTGGACTTGTCTACCTGTGTTTTTTTAAGTGCAATTGATGCTGCTTTATTTCCACTTTTTGCCTCCTTTCTG GAGAACCGCAAGGCAAATCTTTTGTGCGTATTTATTGCCGCCTCTATTATGCTTTGTTATGTTATTGGAGTGCTTATCAGTCAACCAGAATTCCCTCTTTCCATGAGTGGGGTGCTGACTAAGTTAAGCGGGGAGAGTGCATTCACAGTGATGAGTCTTCTTGGAGCAAATATTATGCCTCATAATTTTTACCTCCATTCTTCTCTTGTTCAG CAGCATAGGGTCCCACCAGACACCACAAAAAGTGCTTTCTGTCATGACCATTTTTTGGCCATCTTCTGCATCTTCAGTGGAATTTACTTGGTGAATTATGTGCTTATGAACTCAGCGGCAAACATATTCAACAGTACTGGGCTTGTATTGCTGACTTTTCCAGATGCATTGTCACTGATGGAACAG GTTTTTAGGAGCCCAGTGGCGACAATAGCTTTCTCTCTAGTGCTTTTTTGTTCTAATCAAATCACGGCATTAACTTGGAACTTGGGTGGAGAAGCAGTCATACATGACTTTCTCCGGCTGGAGATACCTGGTTGGCTTCATCGGGCCACAATCAGAATTATTGCTGCTGTTCCAGGCCTTTATTGTGTGTGGACTTCTGGAGCTGAAGGGGTTTATCAATTGCTTATGTTTACACAGGTTATGGTAGCACTGCTGCTTCCAGCTTCTGTGATTCCCCTTTTCCGCATTGCCTCATCACGACCAATAATGGGTGTCTACAAAATTTCCCAGTTTGTGGAGTTCTTAGTACTGATTGTATTCATGGGAATTCTAGGCCTTGAGATTATATTTATTGCGGAGATGATATTTGGAAATAGTGACTGGGTGAGTAATTTGAGGTGGAACATGGGGAATAGCACTTCTGTCCCTTATCTCATCCTCCTCATCACTGCGTGCTCATCtttcagtttgatgctttggcttGCGGCCACCCCACTAAAATCTGCAAGTGTCCGATTTGATAAGTCAATGTGGGGCTGGGATGTACAGAAAGCGGTACCTGAAGCCTCCATTCAACGGGAGGAAAATGATTTAAGTGATACTAGGTATTATGGAGAGGAAATTGTTCCGGAGGAACAGTTACCAACACCAGGAAGGTCGGTGGAGAGTCAGTCAGACTTGCCTGTCGAATATTCTGACCGTGATTTACCTGAGAAAAGAAATAAGTTTGATCAGGAACATCATTTGACTACCATTGAAGAAAACAACTCCTGTTTTTCATTCCCAAGCCCACCAGTACGTGGTCAAGTGGAATCATTATCCACTGCTGAGGCAGAACCTGTACTTGTGGCAGCTAGTGAAGTTACTGTTAGGGATTTGTCTGACCCGAAAACCATGGAAATTGAATTTACGGAGCCAATTGAGAAGACGGTGGGTGTAGAGGGAGACCTACGAGCTGAAAAAGATGACGATGTGGAGGGAGACTCTTGGGAGCCTGAAGAATCATCCAAAGGGGTTCCTGGCAGCATCTCATCGTTGGCTTCTGATGGCCCTAGTTCATTTAGGAGTCTCAGTGGGAAAAGTGATGATGGTGGTAATGGTGCTGGAAGTCTATCCAGATTAGCAGGATTGGGACGTGCTGCAAGGCGTCAATTAGCTGCTGTTCTTGATGAGTTTTGGGGACAGCTGTATGATTTCCATGGACAAGTAACGGAGAAAGCAAAGGCCAAGAAAATGGATGTGGTGCTAGGAGTTGATTCAAAGGCTGCACCAGCGTCACTTAAAGTTGAGAACCCTGGGAAAGAATTCAGTGGATATTTCCCATCTGTAGGAGGAAGAGGGAGTGATTCTCTGATTAATCCTAGTATATTTGACTCTCCCAAGCAGCAGAGGATGCAACATGGCATTGACTCATCATATGGCGTTCAAAGGGGGTCTTCCTCCTTGTGGTCCAATCACATGCAGTTGCTAGATACCTCCTTTCAGAATTCTAGCCCCAATGTTTATGACTCCAGTGAGAGGCGATACTCTAGTTTGCGCAGTCTCCCTTCTTCTGATGGCTGGGATTATCAGCCAGCAACAGTACATGGTTATCAAATTGCATCTCATCTCAATCGCCTTAAGGAGAGAACTGCTGAATGTTTGCATGTTCAAATGGAGTCATCAGCCCAGAGGTCCCGCACCTTGGGGCCTACAAACTATAGAGACTCCCTAGCTTTTGCTTTGGGGCAAAAATTGCAAAATGAGATGAGTGCTACACCAGCATCTAGATTTCAGAACCATGCACTATCCAGAATCAGTTCGTTACAATCAGAGAGTCCGTATTATGATGTATCCTCTTCTGCATCTGCTGATAATGCAGGTATATCCACCAATACGAAGAAGTATCATAGCCTACCAGACATTTCAGGACTCTCTGTTCCTTATCGGGACTTATATATGTCTGATAAGAGTGTGCAATGGAACAACGCCTTAAAATACGGAACATCTGTAGGTAGAACAAGCTATGAGCAATCCTTGTATGCAAATACTGGATCTAATGCTGGAGCCGCCTTGGCTTTTGATGAGCTCTCTCCGTCAAAAGCATACAGAGACCCATTTTCTTTCCAGTCGAGCGCTAGCTCCAACACTGGATCTCTTTGGTCCAAACAGCCATTTGAGCAGTTCGGTGTGGCTGATAAAAATCGTGCTACTATGAGCGATGGAATGGGAAGTACATCACATTCAGTTGCTCAAGAAACTACTTCTGTTGTGGATTCTGAGAGCAAACTTCTTCAGTCTCTTAGACTATGTATTGTTAAGTTACTTAAATTGGAAGGTTCTGATTGGTTATTTACACAAAATGATGGAGCTGATGAAGACCTGATTGATCGGGTGGCTGCAAGGGAGAGGTTCCTGTATGAAGTTGAGAACCGGGTGGGTCATGTGGGTGAACCTCATTATTTGCCTTCTGATAGGAGGTCTGGTTCTGCTTTAAAGAATGATGAGGCAGGTTTTTTGATCTCTTCAGTTCCTCATTGTGGCGAGGGTTGTATTTGGAAACCAGATCTGGTAATAAGCTTTGGAGTGTGGTGCATTCATCGAATTCTTGACCTATCTTTAATGGAAAGCCGGCCAGAGCTGTGGGGAAAATATACTTATGTTCTGAATCGTTTACAG GGAATGATAGACCCAGCATTCTCAAAGCCCCGTGGTCCAAAGTCTCCATGTTTCTGCCTTCAGATACCTGCGTCGCATCAGCAGAGATCAAGCCCACCTGTTGCTAATGAGATGTTGCCCCCAGCTGCCAAACCAGGCAGGGGAAAATGCACAACTGCAGGGATGCTTTTAGACACAATCAAGGATGTAGAGATGGCAATATCTTGCCGTAAGGGTCGGTCAGGCACTGCTGCAGGTGATGTTGCTTTCCCCAAGGGGAAAGAGAATCTGGCGTCTGTCCTAAAACGCTACAAGAGACGATTGTCCAACAAGCCCTCGGTGTCTCATGAAGGGAGTGGTTCACGCAGAGTTTCAACACCTGCCACTACTTATGGTTTGTAG
- the LOC119994976 gene encoding ethylene-insensitive protein 2-like isoform X2, translated as MESEMVNSKHQSGVLHRVLPAVVPVLLISVGYVDPGKWVATIEGGARFGLDMVALMLIFNFVSILCQYLSARIGIVTGRDLAQICSDEYDKWTCMFLGVQAGFSVIALDLTMMLGVAHGLNLIFGVDLSTCVFLSAIDAALFPLFASFLENRKANLLCVFIAASIMLCYVIGVLISQPEFPLSMSGVLTKLSGESAFTVMSLLGANIMPHNFYLHSSLVQHRVPPDTTKSAFCHDHFLAIFCIFSGIYLVNYVLMNSAANIFNSTGLVLLTFPDALSLMEQVFRSPVATIAFSLVLFCSNQITALTWNLGGEAVIHDFLRLEIPGWLHRATIRIIAAVPGLYCVWTSGAEGVYQLLMFTQVMVALLLPASVIPLFRIASSRPIMGVYKISQFVEFLVLIVFMGILGLEIIFIAEMIFGNSDWVSNLRWNMGNSTSVPYLILLITACSSFSLMLWLAATPLKSASVRFDKSMWGWDVQKAVPEASIQREENDLSDTRYYGEEIVPEEQLPTPGRSVESQSDLPVEYSDRDLPEKRNKFDQEHHLTTIEENNSCFSFPSPPVRGQVESLSTAEAEPVLVAASEVTVRDLSDPKTMEIEFTEPIEKTVGVEGDLRAEKDDDVEGDSWEPEESSKGVPGSISSLASDGPSSFRSLSGKSDDGGNGAGSLSRLAGLGRAARRQLAAVLDEFWGQLYDFHGQVTEKAKAKKMDVVLGVDSKAAPASLKVENPGKEFSGYFPSVGGRGSDSLINPSIFDSPKQQRMQHGIDSSYGVQRGSSSLWSNHMQLLDTSFQNSSPNVYDSSERRYSSLRSLPSSDGWDYQPATVHGYQIASHLNRLKERTAECLHVQMESSAQRSRTLGPTNYRDSLAFALGQKLQNEMSATPASRFQNHALSRISSLQSESPYYDVSSSASADNAGISTNTKKYHSLPDISGLSVPYRDLYMSDKSVQWNNALKYGTSVGRTSYEQSLYANTGSNAGAALAFDELSPSKAYRDPFSFQSSASSNTGSLWSKQPFEQFGVADKNRATMSDGMGSTSHSVAQETTSVVDSESKLLQSLRLCIVKLLKLEGSDWLFTQNDGADEDLIDRVAARERFLYEVENRVGHVGEPHYLPSDRRSGSALKNDEAGFLISSVPHCGEGCIWKPDLVISFGVWCIHRILDLSLMESRPELWGKYTYVLNRLQGMIDPAFSKPRGPKSPCFCLQIPASHQQRSSPPVANEMLPPAAKPGRGKCTTAGMLLDTIKDVEMAISCRKGRSGTAAGDVAFPKGKENLASVLKRYKRRLSNKPSVSHEGSGSRRVSTPATTYGL; from the exons ATGGAATCTGAGATGGTGAATTCTAAACATCAGTCAGGTGTCCTTCATCGAGTACTTCCCGCTGTTGTTCCAGTGCTCCTGATTTCAGTAGGATATGTGGACCCTGGAAAGTGGGTGGCAACTATTGAAGGAGGTGCTCGATTTGGGCTGGATATGGTAGCGCTAATGctgattttcaattttgtttcaattttgtgCCAGTATTTGTCAGCTCGTATAGGTATAGTCACTGGAAGAGATCTTGCtcag ATTTGCAGCGATGAGTATGACAAGTGGACATGCATGTTTCTAGGAGTTCAAGCAGGGTTTTCAGTGATTGCATTGGACCTTACTATG ATGCTGGGAGTGGCACACGGTCTAAATCTTATCTTCGGGGTGGACTTGTCTACCTGTGTTTTTTTAAGTGCAATTGATGCTGCTTTATTTCCACTTTTTGCCTCCTTTCTG GAGAACCGCAAGGCAAATCTTTTGTGCGTATTTATTGCCGCCTCTATTATGCTTTGTTATGTTATTGGAGTGCTTATCAGTCAACCAGAATTCCCTCTTTCCATGAGTGGGGTGCTGACTAAGTTAAGCGGGGAGAGTGCATTCACAGTGATGAGTCTTCTTGGAGCAAATATTATGCCTCATAATTTTTACCTCCATTCTTCTCTTGTTCAG CATAGGGTCCCACCAGACACCACAAAAAGTGCTTTCTGTCATGACCATTTTTTGGCCATCTTCTGCATCTTCAGTGGAATTTACTTGGTGAATTATGTGCTTATGAACTCAGCGGCAAACATATTCAACAGTACTGGGCTTGTATTGCTGACTTTTCCAGATGCATTGTCACTGATGGAACAG GTTTTTAGGAGCCCAGTGGCGACAATAGCTTTCTCTCTAGTGCTTTTTTGTTCTAATCAAATCACGGCATTAACTTGGAACTTGGGTGGAGAAGCAGTCATACATGACTTTCTCCGGCTGGAGATACCTGGTTGGCTTCATCGGGCCACAATCAGAATTATTGCTGCTGTTCCAGGCCTTTATTGTGTGTGGACTTCTGGAGCTGAAGGGGTTTATCAATTGCTTATGTTTACACAGGTTATGGTAGCACTGCTGCTTCCAGCTTCTGTGATTCCCCTTTTCCGCATTGCCTCATCACGACCAATAATGGGTGTCTACAAAATTTCCCAGTTTGTGGAGTTCTTAGTACTGATTGTATTCATGGGAATTCTAGGCCTTGAGATTATATTTATTGCGGAGATGATATTTGGAAATAGTGACTGGGTGAGTAATTTGAGGTGGAACATGGGGAATAGCACTTCTGTCCCTTATCTCATCCTCCTCATCACTGCGTGCTCATCtttcagtttgatgctttggcttGCGGCCACCCCACTAAAATCTGCAAGTGTCCGATTTGATAAGTCAATGTGGGGCTGGGATGTACAGAAAGCGGTACCTGAAGCCTCCATTCAACGGGAGGAAAATGATTTAAGTGATACTAGGTATTATGGAGAGGAAATTGTTCCGGAGGAACAGTTACCAACACCAGGAAGGTCGGTGGAGAGTCAGTCAGACTTGCCTGTCGAATATTCTGACCGTGATTTACCTGAGAAAAGAAATAAGTTTGATCAGGAACATCATTTGACTACCATTGAAGAAAACAACTCCTGTTTTTCATTCCCAAGCCCACCAGTACGTGGTCAAGTGGAATCATTATCCACTGCTGAGGCAGAACCTGTACTTGTGGCAGCTAGTGAAGTTACTGTTAGGGATTTGTCTGACCCGAAAACCATGGAAATTGAATTTACGGAGCCAATTGAGAAGACGGTGGGTGTAGAGGGAGACCTACGAGCTGAAAAAGATGACGATGTGGAGGGAGACTCTTGGGAGCCTGAAGAATCATCCAAAGGGGTTCCTGGCAGCATCTCATCGTTGGCTTCTGATGGCCCTAGTTCATTTAGGAGTCTCAGTGGGAAAAGTGATGATGGTGGTAATGGTGCTGGAAGTCTATCCAGATTAGCAGGATTGGGACGTGCTGCAAGGCGTCAATTAGCTGCTGTTCTTGATGAGTTTTGGGGACAGCTGTATGATTTCCATGGACAAGTAACGGAGAAAGCAAAGGCCAAGAAAATGGATGTGGTGCTAGGAGTTGATTCAAAGGCTGCACCAGCGTCACTTAAAGTTGAGAACCCTGGGAAAGAATTCAGTGGATATTTCCCATCTGTAGGAGGAAGAGGGAGTGATTCTCTGATTAATCCTAGTATATTTGACTCTCCCAAGCAGCAGAGGATGCAACATGGCATTGACTCATCATATGGCGTTCAAAGGGGGTCTTCCTCCTTGTGGTCCAATCACATGCAGTTGCTAGATACCTCCTTTCAGAATTCTAGCCCCAATGTTTATGACTCCAGTGAGAGGCGATACTCTAGTTTGCGCAGTCTCCCTTCTTCTGATGGCTGGGATTATCAGCCAGCAACAGTACATGGTTATCAAATTGCATCTCATCTCAATCGCCTTAAGGAGAGAACTGCTGAATGTTTGCATGTTCAAATGGAGTCATCAGCCCAGAGGTCCCGCACCTTGGGGCCTACAAACTATAGAGACTCCCTAGCTTTTGCTTTGGGGCAAAAATTGCAAAATGAGATGAGTGCTACACCAGCATCTAGATTTCAGAACCATGCACTATCCAGAATCAGTTCGTTACAATCAGAGAGTCCGTATTATGATGTATCCTCTTCTGCATCTGCTGATAATGCAGGTATATCCACCAATACGAAGAAGTATCATAGCCTACCAGACATTTCAGGACTCTCTGTTCCTTATCGGGACTTATATATGTCTGATAAGAGTGTGCAATGGAACAACGCCTTAAAATACGGAACATCTGTAGGTAGAACAAGCTATGAGCAATCCTTGTATGCAAATACTGGATCTAATGCTGGAGCCGCCTTGGCTTTTGATGAGCTCTCTCCGTCAAAAGCATACAGAGACCCATTTTCTTTCCAGTCGAGCGCTAGCTCCAACACTGGATCTCTTTGGTCCAAACAGCCATTTGAGCAGTTCGGTGTGGCTGATAAAAATCGTGCTACTATGAGCGATGGAATGGGAAGTACATCACATTCAGTTGCTCAAGAAACTACTTCTGTTGTGGATTCTGAGAGCAAACTTCTTCAGTCTCTTAGACTATGTATTGTTAAGTTACTTAAATTGGAAGGTTCTGATTGGTTATTTACACAAAATGATGGAGCTGATGAAGACCTGATTGATCGGGTGGCTGCAAGGGAGAGGTTCCTGTATGAAGTTGAGAACCGGGTGGGTCATGTGGGTGAACCTCATTATTTGCCTTCTGATAGGAGGTCTGGTTCTGCTTTAAAGAATGATGAGGCAGGTTTTTTGATCTCTTCAGTTCCTCATTGTGGCGAGGGTTGTATTTGGAAACCAGATCTGGTAATAAGCTTTGGAGTGTGGTGCATTCATCGAATTCTTGACCTATCTTTAATGGAAAGCCGGCCAGAGCTGTGGGGAAAATATACTTATGTTCTGAATCGTTTACAG GGAATGATAGACCCAGCATTCTCAAAGCCCCGTGGTCCAAAGTCTCCATGTTTCTGCCTTCAGATACCTGCGTCGCATCAGCAGAGATCAAGCCCACCTGTTGCTAATGAGATGTTGCCCCCAGCTGCCAAACCAGGCAGGGGAAAATGCACAACTGCAGGGATGCTTTTAGACACAATCAAGGATGTAGAGATGGCAATATCTTGCCGTAAGGGTCGGTCAGGCACTGCTGCAGGTGATGTTGCTTTCCCCAAGGGGAAAGAGAATCTGGCGTCTGTCCTAAAACGCTACAAGAGACGATTGTCCAACAAGCCCTCGGTGTCTCATGAAGGGAGTGGTTCACGCAGAGTTTCAACACCTGCCACTACTTATGGTTTGTAG